The following is a genomic window from Bacteroidota bacterium.
ACCCATAACCCATAACCCATAACCCATAACCCATAACCCATAACCCATAACCCATAACCCCTCGAAACCACATATAAAGATATCTCCCAGTTTTCATTACTCACCGCTATTTCTCCTCCGAATTATCAACAATCCTGCAAATGTTATCAACCCATTCAGGATGAGCAGTTCAAAACCGAAGTTATATCCGCTAAGGATATCCTGGTCAAAAATGCTGATGACATAGCAGAGTACAGGAGAGATGATGGCAATTACCGGTACCCAACGATCTTTGACGTTATATCTTGTAAAAAGCCCAAAAGCATAAATACCTAACAAAGGGCCGTAGGTATATCCTGCCAGAGTAAAAAGTTTGGAGATTACGCTTTGGTCGTTTATTGCCCTGAATCCGATGATAACCATCATCATGATAAAGGCAATACCTGCATGTACAAAATAGCGTATTTTCATGCGCCGCTTTTCATCCCAATCTTTTTTCCGGGTAACACCAAGGATGTCGATGGTGAATGAAGTTGTAAGGGCCGTCATCGCGCTATCGGCGCTGGAATACGCGGCGGCTATAAGGCCTATGATAAAGACGATACCGGCCAGGGGAGTCATGTATTTCAGGGCTATGGTGGGAAAAAGATCATCTGTCAAAGCCGGTATTGCAATGTTAATGTAGCTTGCATAAAGATATAATACTGCACCCAGGATAAGGAATATGAAATTTACGGGGACAAGTGAAGCGCTAAGCCAGTACATATTCTTTTTCGCATCACGGATATTCCGGCAACTAAGGTTTTTCTGCATCATATCCTGATCGAGGCCTGTCATTACTATGGCAATGAAAGTTCCTGCAAAGAAATCCTTCAGATAAAAATGCCTGTGCTGCCAGTTAGTGAAAGTGAGTTGCGCGTAATCCGATTCAAATACCTGTTTGAGCAATCCCCTTAAGGGTAATTGCATTTCCGATGCAATAAGAATCACAGTGATAACCACAGCGGCAAGCATGAATGTTGTCTGGAGCATATCGGTCCATACAATGGTCCTTATCCCACCCTTGTATGTATAAAGCATGATCATCAACAGGAAAAACACCACGGTCGACCAGAACGGTATCCCCCAGGCATCGAAGACGAATATCTGCAATACGTTTACAACCAGGAACATCCTGAAAGAAGCTCCTATTATCCTGGAAAGAAGAAAAAACGATGCACCGGTTTTATATGAACTTTTGCCAAAACGTTCCTGCAGGTATGAATATATCGAAGTGAGATTCAATCTGTAATAAAGAGGTAGCAAAACATTGGCGATAACAGCATATCCCAGCAGGTAGCCAAAAACAATCATCATATATGAAAACCTGGTGTTACCAACATCCCCGGGTATGGAGATAAAAGTTACTCCTGACAAGGAAGCACCGATCATGCCATAAGCTACTACATACCAGGGAGAGCGCCGGTTTCCAATAAAAAAGGTTTCATTGTCGGCACGACGTGATGTGATCCAACCTACAGCAAAAAGTATT
Proteins encoded in this region:
- a CDS encoding sodium:solute symporter, which translates into the protein MTPSLIFFCFLVYTAILFAVGWITSRRADNETFFIGNRRSPWYVVAYGMIGASLSGVTFISIPGDVGNTRFSYMMIVFGYLLGYAVIANVLLPLYYRLNLTSIYSYLQERFGKSSYKTGASFFLLSRIIGASFRMFLVVNVLQIFVFDAWGIPFWSTVVFFLLMIMLYTYKGGIRTIVWTDMLQTTFMLAAVVITVILIASEMQLPLRGLLKQVFESDYAQLTFTNWQHRHFYLKDFFAGTFIAIVMTGLDQDMMQKNLSCRNIRDAKKNMYWLSASLVPVNFIFLILGAVLYLYASYINIAIPALTDDLFPTIALKYMTPLAGIVFIIGLIAAAYSSADSAMTALTTSFTIDILGVTRKKDWDEKRRMKIRYFVHAGIAFIMMMVIIGFRAINDQSVISKLFTLAGYTYGPLLGIYAFGLFTRYNVKDRWVPVIAIISPVLCYVISIFDQDILSGYNFGFELLILNGLITFAGLLIIRRRNSGE